The genomic segment CGGCAGTCCCTCCGGATCGCAACGCATCGGGCCGCGCCGGCCCCGTGGCCGGCTCGCTGCCGCCTGCTCATGCCTGCTCCTCTGCGTCGTCGGTACCCAGCGGGTGTCCGCTGCCCGGCGCAGGCGCGGTACCCAGCGGAGGTTCGGTGACCGGCGGGAACTCGCTGCCCGGCGCAGGCGCGGTACCCAGCGGAAGTTCGGTGACCGGCGCAAGCTCGGTGCCGTCGGCGAGCGCCGGCCGCACGCTCAGCTCCGGCGGCGGCGCACCCGCACCGGCCGGCCGCACACCGGTACCGGCGCCGGGCCACCCGTCACGGTCCCTGGGGCGGGCGGGCGCGGGCCAGCCGCGGCCGAACACCCAGCCGCGCAGCAGCACGAACCGCAGCGCCGTCGCCACCAGGTTGGCGGCGACCAGTACCGCGAGTTCGGTCGGCCGGCCGGGTGCGGTCACCGCGTGCAGTACCGCGAGCGAGCCGCTGGTCAGCGCCAGCCCGAGCCCGAACACCAGCAGCCCCTGCAACTGGTGCCGGCCGGCGTACCGGAGCCCGGTCACCCCAAAGGTCAGGCGCCGGTTGACCGCGGTGTTCGCGATCGCGGTGAGCGCCAGCGCGACACCGTTGGCCCACTGCGGCCCGACCGGGCCGCGCAACGCGACGAACAGCAGCAGGTAGGCCACGGTGCTGCCGACCCCGACCGCGGCGAACCGGACCAGCTGGTGGAACAGCCCGGCCGGTACCCCCGGCGTCGCCGGCTCGATCGGCGCCCGGCTCAGCTGCCGGCGTACCTCGGCGAGCGGCAGCCGGCCGGTCGCGAGCGCCCGGCCGACCCGGACGATGCCCTTCAGGTCGGCGATCGCGGTCGCGACGATGTCCACCCGGCTGTCCGGGTCGTCCACCCAGTCGACCGGTACCTCGTGCACCCGCAGCCCGGCGCGCTGGGCCAGCACCAGCAGTTCGGTGTCGAAGAACCAACCGGTGTCCTCGACCAGCGGCAGCAGCTGCGCGGCGACGTCGGCCCGGATCGCCTTGAAGCCGCACTGGGCGTCGGTGAAGCCGGCGGCGAGCGTACCGCGCAGCAGCAGGTTGTAGCAGCGCGAGATCACCTCCCGCTTGGTGCCCCGCAGCACCCGGGAGCCGCGGGAGAGCCGGGTACCGATGGCGAGCTCCGAGTGGCCCGAGATCAGCGGCGCCACCAGCGGCAGCAACGCGGCGAGGTCGGTGGACAGGTCGACGTCCATGTAGCACAGCACGGTCGCGTCGGAGGCCGACCACACCGCGTGCAGGGCCCGGCCGCGGCCCTTCTGGTCCAGGTGCACGACCCGCACCTGCGGGCGCTCGGCGGCGAGCCGGTGCGCGATCGCCAGCGTGTCGTCGGTGCTGGCGTTGTCCGCGACGGTGATCCGGTACCGGTACGGGAACGTCTCGGCCAGGTAGTCGGTGAGCCGGCGCACGCAGGGCGCCAGGTCGTCCTGCTCGTTGTGGACCGGCACCACCACGTCCAGTACGGGTCGGTCGGCGTGCCGTGCCGCCGTGTCCGGCGACGGCTCCCCTGCGGGCGTCGCGTACGTCGATGTGACCATGCCGCCGACGGTGCCGGGGGCCATTGTGCCGTCCATGAGGCCGACCTGTGCCCCGCCTGTACATCCGGAGTGCCGGGATTCACCCGCATTTACAGCGGCGTGGCGGCTCGCCCGGGACGCGGCCGTCCCGACCCCGGTCCCGGGCCCCAGCCGCCCCGACCGGGGCCCGGGGAGCGGCCGACCCCCGGCCCGTCAGCGGTTCTTAACCGTTTGCGACCCGGAACGGGTGGCGGTTAGCTTCGCCGGCATGAGACCGATCGCCGAGGGTGACATCCGCGCCTCGTTCGTCAACTGCAGCAAGGGCGAGGCGAAGCGGTTGGCGCTACCCCGCGACCTCACCACCGTCTCGTGGGACGACCTGGACTTCCTCGGCTGGCAGGACGGCGCCGCACCGGACCGCGCGTACCTGGTCGCCGAGTTCGGCGCCGCACCGGTCGGGGTGGCTTTGCGGCGTGCCGCCGGTGGGGCCGGGCGGATGCGGCGCACCATGTGCTCGCTGTGCCTGACCACGCACACCGCCGGCGGGGTGTCCCTGCTGACCGCGCGCCGCGCCGGCAAGGCCGGCCAGCAGGGCAACTCGGTCGGGCTGTACGCCTGCAGCGACCTCGCCTGCTCGCTGTACCTGCGTGGCAAGAAGGAGATCTGGGCCGCGAGCCGGCTCCAGGAGTCGCTGGGCGTACCGGAGAAGGTCGACCGGCTCGTCACCAACCTGACCGGCTTCCTTCGCCGCGTCACCGCCTGACGGCGGCGGGCGGTCGCCGCCTCGACGAGAGCTGACCGGCGCGTTCGACCACGCCGCGCCGTCGACACCGCGTACGGGCTGCTGGTCGACCGGGCCGTCCTGGACCTGGTCGCGATCGGTGGCGCGCTGCGGGTGAGCAGGGAGAGGCGGGAAGCCGACCGGCCCACCGGGCAAACCCCGGGCACCGGACCTGGCCCAGCACGTGCGGCGGTCGCCCCGGCGCCCAGCCCGCGCCGGCAACGAAGAAGCCCCGTTCGCAAACGGGGCTGACCAGCCAGAACATCGATCGCTGAAGGGTGTCCGAGGGGGGACTTGAACCCCCACGCCCTAAACCGGGCACTAGCACCTCAAGCTAGCGCGTCTGCCATTCCGCCACTCGGACCTGCTGCATCGACCCTACCTTCCGGCCGGTCTCGGCCTGCCTTCGGGGAAGGGCGCATGCGAGCGCTAACTGTACACGACCGGACTCGCGGGACCGGCCGGGGCCGGCGGCGCCGGTCACCGCACCAGGTGCCGGTAGCTGTCCGGATGCTCGGCCAGGAAGTCGGCCAGCGTGCGGGCCGGATACCCGGTCAGGTCGGGCACCGTCGGCCGCACGGCGGCCAGCTCACCGGCGGCGATCGCCAGGTACGAGCTGACCCAACCGGCGACCGCCCAGTCCGGCGCGCCGTACCGGGCGCGCGAGGCGTACGCCTGCTGCTCGGTCTCGGCCTCGTAGTGAACCGGCCGGCCGGCGAAACGGCCGATCACCTCGGCCGCCTCGGACAGGGTGAGCGCCTCCGGACCGGTCACGTCGAGTGTCACCCCGTCGAAGCCGTCCCCGGTCAGTACCGTGGCCGCGACGGCCGCGACGTCCTCGTGCGCCACCGCGGCCACCCGGCCGGTGCCGCCCGGGCCGCGCAGCACACCGTCGTCGCCGACCATGGCGGGCAGCCCGGCGAGGTACAGGTTGTCGCGCAGCACGGTGTGCGCGAGCCCGCTCGCGGTCAGGTACTGCTCGGTGTGCCAGTGGTCGCGGGCGAACGTGAAGGTGGCGTCCGGCGCGGCGCCGACGAACGAGACGTAGACGATGCGCCGCACTCCGGCCCGCCCCGCGGCGTCGATGGCGGCGGCGTGCTGCTCGACCCGGTCCGGCGCCTCGGTCGCCGACACCAGCAACAGCGTGTCGGTACCGGCCAGCGCCCGGCCCATGGACGCGCCGTCGGCGTAGTCCTGGACCGGCGCCGGCGTCCCGCCCGGCAGCACCGGTAGCCGCGCCGCGCTGCGGCCGATCAGCCGGGTCCGCTCGCCGGCCACCGCCAGCAGCCGGGCGATCAGCCCGCCCAGCTGACCGCTCGCCCCGGTCACCGCGATCATGTCCGTCTCCCCCGCCCGACGCGACGCGGCGGAATGCCGGCCGTCCCCGCCGAACCTACGAGATCGGCTCCGGCCGCGCAGCCGGATGCCCCGGTCAGCGCCGGCCGGCGGCCCGCCGGTCGGGGGTGGCCGGCGGCCCGCCGGTCGGGGTGGCCGGCAGCCGGGCCGGTACCGGTGCCGCACTACGCGACGGGGCTGGGAGCGCGGTGCGCGACGGCGCCGGCGCGGCCGGTCCGGTACCGGCGCGCAGCTTGCCGCCGAGCCAGTCCAGCGCGGTCGGGGTGACCGCCCGCCAGGTCACCATGTTGTGCCCGCCGGTGGGCAGCACCAGCCGGCGGAGCCGGACCGGGGCGTGCACGGCGGCGGCGAACGACCTGCCCTCGGCGCACGGCTGGGGGTCCGGCGTGGCGCACATGGCGAAGAACGACAGCGCGGGTAGCCGCGAGGCGTGCGTGACCTGGTACAGCGGGTCGTTGGCTTGGCGGGCGGCCCGGCTGCCGGCGAACAGGTCACCGGTCGAGCGGTCCAGGTAGGGCTGGAAGTAGCCGGACAGGCTCGCCGCGGCGGCGAACCGGTACCCGGGCTGCAGGGCCAGGTTGTTCGCGCAGAAGCCGCCGGTCGAGTAGCCGATCAGGCCCCAGGACCGGCGGCCGGTGGCGACCCGCAGCCGCTTCCCGATCACGCTGCGCACGTCGTCGATGAGGTACGTCGCGTACTGGTGGCCGTGTACCTGGTTGATGCACTCGCTGTCGTGCAGGGCGTTGGTGGACTGCGTGGGCAGCACCCCGACGACCGGCGGCATCCGTCCGGTACCGATCTGGCTGTCCAGGGTGTCGCGCAACCGCAGCGCGCCGAGCCAGCGCTGCGGGTTGCCCGGGAAGCCGTCCAGGAACTCCACCACCGGGAACCGGTGGTGCGCCCATCCGGGCTGGTCGTACTGCGGCGGCAGGTACACGTCGGCCGGCAGGTTCAGGTGGCTGCGCGGCCCCCTGATGCGCATCGCGTACACCTGTCCGGCCGGGTCGGCGGCGCGCCGTTCGTGCCCGTTGCCCAGCGCTCGGGCGCCGTGCGAAGGGCTGGGCAGGCTGGGTATGTCCTGGTCGCCGAACAGGTCGGACCAGCTGGTGAAGAACTGCTGCTGCCGGTTGACCGCGAGCAGCAACGTCGAGGTGATCAGCACCTGGCCGCACAGCACCAGCGCGGCCGTCCTGGTCAGCCGCAGCCGCCGCCAGCGCCAGCACAGCACCGCCGCGACCGGTAGAGCGACCGCCAGCACGGCGACCAGGACGAGCAGCGGCACCCCGGTGAGACTCACGGGCGTCCCTCCCCCGCCGGCACCCGCCCGGGCCACCGCCAGGCACGACACCCGCGACTGGCTCGCGGCCGCCCGCTCATGGGCGTTCCTCCTTCGCCGGTACCCCGCAGCGGCGCACCGCAGCGCCTCCGACACCGGCTCGTGCACGTCGACTCATGAGCCAACGCTATGTGGCCCGCGGCAAGCATTCGGTTAGCTTGCCGCCAGTTCTCCGACCGTGAGCGGGATCCGGGTGACACCGGCCGGCGGCGCCCACGGAGCCGGCCCGCCGGCAGCGCCCACGGAGCCGGCCCGCCGGCAGCGCCCACGGAGCCGGCCCGCCGGCAGCGCCCACGGAGCCGGCCCGCCGGCAGCGCCCACGGAGCCGGCCCGCCAGCGGCGCCGGGCCCGCTCGCACCTGCGGCCCGGCGGCAGGTCAGGCCAGCTCGACGGCGATCGTGTGGTGGCCGACCGTGTCGGCCGGCAGCACCGGCGGCCGGGCCCGGCCGTCCACGGTGGCGGCGACCACCCGGCTGCCGGCCCCGGTGAGGGTGAGGTCGATCGTCGCGTTCCGGTACCGCAGCCCGCGCAGCCGGACCGGGCCCCACCCGGCGGGCAGCGTCGGCGCCAGCCGCAGCCCGCGCCGGGTGAACCGGAGACCGAACAGCCCGCGGTGGATCAGCCGCAGGTACCCGGTCGCCGACCAGGTCTGGTCCGGCTCGGAGTCCCACTGGTGCCCGACCTGCCAGCCGCCGTCCGGGGCGCCGCTGCGCGCGTTGTACAGCTCCCAGAAGTGCCCGTCGCCGCCGGCCAGTGCGGCGATGTCGGTGACCGCCCGCGCGAACAGGTCGCCCCGGCCGCCGACCGCCGCGGCGTGGCCGTACATGCCGACCACCATCGGCCACACGATCACGTTGTGCCGGCCCGGATGCGTGTCGTCGAACCGGGCGAAGTGCGGCCAGACGTTGACCACGCCGCGCGGCTCGCGGTGGGCGGTGGCGAACAGCCGGCGCACCTGCGCGCCGGACGCGACGCCGGCCAGTACCGCGAAGGCCAGGCCGGCGGCCTCCTGGTACGGCTCCAGGACCCCGGCCTTGGCGCCGCTGCCGTGCACGAAGTAGCCGTAGCTGACGGTGCCGGCATGCCACAGGTGTCGGTTGATGGCGGCACGCAGCCGGGCGGCGGCACCGCGGAAGCCGCCCGCCGCGCCACGGTCGCCGAGCGCCTCGGCCATCTGCGCCAGGGCGAGGAACGCCGCGTGGTAGACGCAGTTCGTGGACAGGCACATCATCGTCTCCGCGCCCGGATAGTCCAGCACGAACGAGGAACCGTTGCCGTCCGCGTACGGCGGGGCCGGGTAACCGGCGATCCCGTCCTGCATGAACGCCGGCCCCTCGAACAGCCCGTAGTCGGCGTTGTGGTGCGCGGACCGGTTGGCCCGCAGGGTGTTCCGCGCCGCCTGGTACGCGTCGGCGAGGAACCGGTCGTCCCCGGTGACGAGGTGGTGGTGCCAGGCGGCGACCGCCCACCCGATCTGGTCCCACCACTGGTTGTCCTGCTGCACGATCAGGCCGCCGTCGGTGTCCCGGTCGCACACCGCCCACAGCGTGTTGCGCGCCACCGCGGGGCACAGCAGGCTGCCCGCGTTGGCGGAGTTGGTGGCTGCGTCCCGGGTCCAGGGTTGGTCGTAGCCGCCGCCGGCCCGCAGGAAGGTGCCGGGCGGGTCGCTCAGCAGCCCGGTCCGGTCGTAGACGGCCGGGTCGTACGGCACCGTGTTGATGTCGAGCAGGTTGTGCAGCGCGGCCCGGTACGCCGCGCCGAGCGACCGGTCGACCGCCGCGGCGAACTCGATGGCCGGTCGATCGTCCGCCGCGGCCGGACCGGGCACCGCGGTGCCTTCCGGGGCCCGCTGCGGCGCGGCGGTCGCGGGGCCGGCGACACCGGCGAGGCCCGCCGCGGCGAGTCCGGCGGCGCCGGCGCCGAGCACCCGTCGGCGGGGCAGGCCGGTACGGGCGGGGCCGGCGTCGGGTCGGCTGTTGTGCTGCGATGCGGATTCCATGGGCGTCCTCCAGGCGGGCACTGACAACGCTGTCAGCTTCCCTGTCCGAGACGCCCAGATCAAGGGGACAGATCCGACTTGGTCGGGCGATGTCGACGATCCGGAGCGGCGCCGAACGGCACCGCCCCGGTCAACGGCGGCGAACCAGCCGGCGCCACCAGGACCGCCCGGACCGCGGCGCAGCGGCCGGCGCGTCCCCCGCGGGCGCGGCCGGCGCGGCGGCCGGCCGGCGGGAGCGGGCGGCGCGGTCGGCGCGCCAGCGGGCCACGACGGTGTCGGCGTCCACCGGGGCGACCGGCATCGCCGGCCCGGTCGGGGCTTTGAGGTAGTCGGCGATGCGGCGGTTGAGGCCGGACACGGTCTCCCGGACGTTCTGCTCACTGAGCGCCCCGCGCACGGTCTCCGGCAGCCGCTCGATCTCCCGGCGCAGTTGCAGCGCCGGCGGCAGCAGCGCGTCGCTGGACAGCCCCTCACGCGCGATGTACTCGCGCAGCCACCACAGTTCGTCCTTGGTCGCGTCGAGGTTGCGCAGCGGCTTGCCGGCGCCCGGCAGATCGGCGAACTCACCGCGCTCGGTGGCCTCGCGGATCTGCTGGTCGATCAGCGACTCGTACTGCGAGCTGTCCATCGGCGCCGCCTTCCGCCTCGGCTGCCCCCACGGTAACGCGGCACCGCGGGCCGGGGCCGCGGGGGCGCCGGTACCGATGAATCGCGGCGACCGGCGTCGTCCACACCACGACCGCAGCGCATCAGCGACGAAGGGACATCCCGATGACACGCGCGCATCCGCCGATCGTGGACCGGGCCGGCTGGCAACGGGCCCGCGACGAGCTGCTGGCCGCGGAGAAGGAGCACACCAGGGCCGGCGACCGGCTGGCCGCGCGGCGACGGCGGCTGCCGATGACACCGGTGGGCGACTACGTGTTCGCCGGCGAGGCCGGGCCGGTGCGCCTGCGACAGCTGTTCGGCGACGCGTCGCAGCTGGTCGTGCAGCACTTCATGTTCCACCCGGACGCCGACGCCGGCTGCCCGAGCTGCTCGATGTTCGCCGACAACGTGCCACCGACCGTCCACTTCGGACCGTACGACGTCGGCTTCGCGCGGGTGTCCCGGGCGCCGATCGACAAGCTGCAGGCGTACCGGCGGCGGATGGGCTGGCCGGAGCCCTGGGTGTCGTCGTACCACAACGACTTCAACACCGACTGGGGCTGGACCGTCGACGACGCGGAGATCCCGGGCGTCAGCTGCTACCTGCGGGTCGGCGAGGAGGTGTACCTGACCTACACCACCACCGGCCGCGGCGTGGAGCCGTTGATGAGCTTTCCCGGCTACCTCGACCGCGTCGCCTACGGCCGGCAGGAGACCTGGGAGGACTCGCCGGACGGCTGGCCGCAGCAGAACCCGTACCAGCGCGGCGCGCGCCGCGACGAGTACTGATCCGGCTCAACCGAGTCGGTCCAGGACGTAGCGGACCCGGGCCGCGACCCCGGCGCGCGGCAACCGCTGCGGCCGGTACCCCAGCTCGCGGTAGACGGCCACGATCGCGTCGTGGGTGGCGCGCGCCTCGGCCAGGTCCTGCCGGCGCTCCCCGTCGGTGCGGTAGATCGCCGGCCACGGCGGCGCCACGAAGATCCGCCGGTACTCGGCCTGCCGGGCCGCCGTGGTCAACCGTCGCGGCACCGGCAGCCCGCACAGCCGCAGGTAGCCGATGGTGTCCGGGATGCCCCGGTCGAAGATCACCGGGCCGGCCGGCGCCGTCCGGTACGCGGTGATGTCTGCCTCGATCATCGCATCGGCGAAGCGGGCCGCGTCACGCCACGGCAGGGCGTCCCCACCGGCCGCGACCTGATCACGGATGATGGCCCGGCCGGACTCCGGTACGACCGGCAGGCCGGTCGCGGCCAGCGCCTCGACCAGCGTGGTCTTGCCGGCGCCGGGGCCACCGGTGAGCACATGACGCATACTTCTCCCCCGTCGTTGGATGTCGTGGGCGGGCGCGCCGCCCGGGTCGCCGGTAGGGTGGCGAAAGCGCGGGAAATCGCCAGCAAACCGGCAGGTGAGGACGGATCGACATGGCGCGGCAGCGCGGAGGCGGTACGGCGCGGCAGCGCGGAGGCGGTACGGCGCGGCAGCGCGGAGGCGGTACGGCGCGGCAGCGCGGAGGCGGTACGGCGCGGCAGCGCGGAGGCGGTACGGCGCGGCAGCGCGGAGGCGGTACGGCGCGGCAGCGCGGAGGCGGTACGGCGCGGCAGCGCGGAGGCGGTACGGCGCGAAGCCGGCGACGCGGTTGGCTGCTCGCCGCCGTCCTGGTGATCGCGGTCGCGGTGCCGGTCGGCCTGTTCCTCGGCCGCGACGGGAGCGGCCACGCGTCGTTCCTGCCCGCGGCCGGCGGACCCGCACCGAGCGGCACGCCCTCGCCGTCCGCGACCCGGGCCACCCTCACGCCGCGGCAGCTCGCCGGCGAGCGGGTCATCTGGTCGTACTCCGGGTTGACCCCGCCGGACAGCCTACTGACCGCGATCGGCAAGGGTGAGGTCGCCGGGGTGATCTTCTTCTCCGACAACGTCTCCAGCATCGCCCAGGTGCGCCGGGTCGCCGACCGGTTGCAGGCGGCCGCGAGGAAGAGCCCGCTGGCCAAGCCGCTGCTGCTGCTCACCGACCAGGAGGGCGGCGAGATCCGCCGGCTGCCCGGCGAACCGAACCAGTCGGCGAAGCAGATCGGGCAGGCGAGCGACCCGACCGCGGCGGCGAAGGCGGCCGGGACCGGCGCCGCCGCCACCCTCAGCAAGGCCGGGCTCAACGTCAACCTGGCACCGGTGCTCGACGTGTACCGCAGCCCCGGCGACCTGATGGACCAGTACGGCCGGTCCTACAGCTCGGATCCGGACCGGGTGGCGAAGCTCGGCTCGACGTTCGTCACCGCGCAGGCCGCCGGCGGCGTGCTCGCCACCGCCAAGCACTTCCCCGGCCTCGGCTCGGCCGGCGCCGATCAGAACACCGACGAGGTGCCGGTCACCCTGAACACCACCGCGGCGCAGCTGCGGTCGATCGACGAGAAGCCCTACCAGCGGGCCATCGCGGCCGGCGTGCCGCTGGTGATGGCGTCCTGGGCGACCTACCCGGCGCTGGATCCGCAGCACCCGGCCGGCATGTCGCACACCGTGATCGCCAACGAGCTGCGCGGCCGGCTCGGCTTCCACGGCGTGACGGTGACCGACGCGCTGGAGGCCGGCGCGCTCAAGTCGTACGGCGACACCGGGCACCGCGCTCTCGCCGCCGCCGCGGCCGGGATGGACCTGCTGCTCTGCTCCGGTCGCGACCCCGCGCAGGGCGCCGATGCGGTCACCGCGCTGGCCGCCGGCTACCAGGACGGCTCGCTGGATCGGTCCGACTTCACCGCCGCGGGCGACCGCGTCACCGCCCTCCGGGACGGCCTCGGCTGAGCGTCGGCCGCCCGAGCCGCCGACCGCAGCCGGTCGGTGCCGCCGCGGCGCGCTACGACGCCGGCGCGTCGCCGGCCGCGGCGGCGAGCCGGGCCGCCAGCCGGCGGGTGTGCTCGATCAGCTCCGGCGGCGACTCCACCGTGTACGGCACTCCCACCAGGGCCAGCATCGACGCGAGCCACTCCCAACTGTCGGCCGGCGTGGTGTAGCGGCAGGACGACTCGTCCACGGCCACCAGCTCGCCCGCCTCGGCGGGCAACCGGTCGGCGACGGTCGCCACCGGCGCCGCGAACCGCACCACGCCGCGCTGCCGGCCGGGCGGAGTACCCGCCGCCGCGACGAACGGCACGGCGCCTGCCGCCGGCACCGGACGCGGCCGGAACGTCGTACCGGGTACGGTCAGCCCGACCATCCGGTCCAGCCGGAACGTGCGCCAGCCGTCCCGGTCCCGATCGTGGCCCAGCAGATACCACCGGCGGCCGAAGAGCACCAGCCGGTACGGCTCGGCGCGGCGCAGTTGGTCCGTACCGGCCCGGGTGGTGTACCGGAACCGCACGTCCAGGTGGTGGTACGCGGCCGAGGCGAGCGCCGCGACGGCGTCCAGCGACACCGAGCCGGGCGGCCGGCCGACCGCGTCGATGGTCGCCGACACCGCGGCGACGCGCTGCCGGAGCCGGTCTGGCAGTACCCGTTCGATGGTGCGCAGCGCCGCCTGGGCCGCGCCGGTGGTGGCGCCCAGTTCGGCGGCGGAGGCGAGCCGCAGTCCGAGGACCGTGACCACCGCCTCGTCGTCGCCGAGCATCAGCGGCGGCAGCGCGGCGCCGGCGACCAGCCGGTACCGGCCACCCGGGCCGCGGTCGGCGACGACCGGGTAGCCCAGCTCGCGCAGCCGGTCGAGGTCGCGGCGCAGCGTTCGGGTCGACACGCCGAGCCGGCGGGCGAGTTCGGCTCCGGCGACACCCCGACCGGACTGCAGCAGCGACAGCAGCCGCAGGATCCGCGTGCTCGGTCCGCTCACATCACCCAGCATGCCGCGAGTAGTGGCCACCAGGTGTCCACATCGGTTCCCACCGTCGGCCGCATGCACACCGAACGGATCCGGATCGTCGGCGCCCGCGAGCACAACCTGACCGGCATCGACGTGGACATCCCGAAACGACGGCTGACCGCGGTGACCGGGGTGTCCGGCTCGGGCAAGTCGTCGCTGGTTTTCGACACGCTCGCCGCGGAGGCGCAGCGACAGCTCAACGAGACCTACACCAGCTTCGTGCGCAACCGGCTGCCCCGCTACGGCGCACCGGACGTGGACGCGATGCACCGGCTCGGAGCCACGATCGTGGTGGACCAGCGCCGGCTCGGCGGCAACGCCCGCTCCACGGTCGGCACCGTCACCGAGGCGGCGTCCCTGCTGCGGTTGCTGTACTCGCGTGCCGCCCGGCCCGGGATCGGCGACTCCTCGGCGTTCTCGTTCAACGAACCCGCCGGCTGGTGCCCGGAATGTACCGGCCTGGGTACGGTGCGCTCCGTCGACATCGGTGCGCTGCTGGACACCGGGCGGTCCCTCGACGACGGGGCGATCCGCTTCCCGACCTTCCAGGCCGGCGGCTGGATGTGGCGCAGCCTGGCCGAATCCGGCCACTTCGACACCGGCAAACCGCTGCGCGACTACACCGAGGCCGAGTGGCAGCTGTTGCTGCGCGGCGACACCGGTACCGCCGGCCGGCCGCACGGTCGGTACGAGGGGCTGCTGACCCGCTTCGAGCGGATCTGGCTGGGCAAGGACGTCGCGTCGCTCACCGGCGGTACCCGGGCCGCGTTCGAACGGGTCGTCACCCAGCGTCGCTGTCCCGCCTGCGACGGCGCCCGGCTGTCCGCCGCGGCCCGCGGCGCCCGGCTGAACGGGCACACCCTGCCGGAGTGCACCGCGATGGAGATCGCCGAGCTGGTACCGGTCGTCACCGCGGTCACCGACCCGACCGTCGCACCGGTCGTCGCGGCGTTGCGGGCCCAGCTGGACCGGTTGGTGTCCATCGGCCTCGGCTACCTGACCCTGGACCGGCCCACCGGCACGTTGTCCGGCGGCGAGTCGCAGCGGGTCAAGATGGTCAAGCACCTGGGCAGCAGCCTGACCGA from the Actinocatenispora thailandica genome contains:
- a CDS encoding DUF899 family protein; this translates as MTRAHPPIVDRAGWQRARDELLAAEKEHTRAGDRLAARRRRLPMTPVGDYVFAGEAGPVRLRQLFGDASQLVVQHFMFHPDADAGCPSCSMFADNVPPTVHFGPYDVGFARVSRAPIDKLQAYRRRMGWPEPWVSSYHNDFNTDWGWTVDDAEIPGVSCYLRVGEEVYLTYTTTGRGVEPLMSFPGYLDRVAYGRQETWEDSPDGWPQQNPYQRGARRDEY
- a CDS encoding helix-turn-helix transcriptional regulator, producing the protein MSGPSTRILRLLSLLQSGRGVAGAELARRLGVSTRTLRRDLDRLRELGYPVVADRGPGGRYRLVAGAALPPLMLGDDEAVVTVLGLRLASAAELGATTGAAQAALRTIERVLPDRLRQRVAAVSATIDAVGRPPGSVSLDAVAALASAAYHHLDVRFRYTTRAGTDQLRRAEPYRLVLFGRRWYLLGHDRDRDGWRTFRLDRMVGLTVPGTTFRPRPVPAAGAVPFVAAAGTPPGRQRGVVRFAAPVATVADRLPAEAGELVAVDESSCRYTTPADSWEWLASMLALVGVPYTVESPPELIEHTRRLAARLAAAAGDAPAS
- a CDS encoding AAA family ATPase produces the protein MRHVLTGGPGAGKTTLVEALAATGLPVVPESGRAIIRDQVAAGGDALPWRDAARFADAMIEADITAYRTAPAGPVIFDRGIPDTIGYLRLCGLPVPRRLTTAARQAEYRRIFVAPPWPAIYRTDGERRQDLAEARATHDAIVAVYRELGYRPQRLPRAGVAARVRYVLDRLG
- a CDS encoding FBP domain-containing protein translates to MRPIAEGDIRASFVNCSKGEAKRLALPRDLTTVSWDDLDFLGWQDGAAPDRAYLVAEFGAAPVGVALRRAAGGAGRMRRTMCSLCLTTHTAGGVSLLTARRAGKAGQQGNSVGLYACSDLACSLYLRGKKEIWAASRLQESLGVPEKVDRLVTNLTGFLRRVTA
- a CDS encoding SDR family oxidoreductase; this translates as MIAVTGASGQLGGLIARLLAVAGERTRLIGRSAARLPVLPGGTPAPVQDYADGASMGRALAGTDTLLLVSATEAPDRVEQHAAAIDAAGRAGVRRIVYVSFVGAAPDATFTFARDHWHTEQYLTASGLAHTVLRDNLYLAGLPAMVGDDGVLRGPGGTGRVAAVAHEDVAAVAATVLTGDGFDGVTLDVTGPEALTLSEAAEVIGRFAGRPVHYEAETEQQAYASRARYGAPDWAVAGWVSSYLAIAAGELAAVRPTVPDLTGYPARTLADFLAEHPDSYRHLVR
- a CDS encoding alpha/beta hydrolase, which translates into the protein MSLTGVPLLVLVAVLAVALPVAAVLCWRWRRLRLTRTAALVLCGQVLITSTLLLAVNRQQQFFTSWSDLFGDQDIPSLPSPSHGARALGNGHERRAADPAGQVYAMRIRGPRSHLNLPADVYLPPQYDQPGWAHHRFPVVEFLDGFPGNPQRWLGALRLRDTLDSQIGTGRMPPVVGVLPTQSTNALHDSECINQVHGHQYATYLIDDVRSVIGKRLRVATGRRSWGLIGYSTGGFCANNLALQPGYRFAAAASLSGYFQPYLDRSTGDLFAGSRAARQANDPLYQVTHASRLPALSFFAMCATPDPQPCAEGRSFAAAVHAPVRLRRLVLPTGGHNMVTWRAVTPTALDWLGGKLRAGTGPAAPAPSRTALPAPSRSAAPVPARLPATPTGGPPATPDRRAAGRR
- a CDS encoding DUF1992 domain-containing protein, whose product is MDSSQYESLIDQQIREATERGEFADLPGAGKPLRNLDATKDELWWLREYIAREGLSSDALLPPALQLRREIERLPETVRGALSEQNVRETVSGLNRRIADYLKAPTGPAMPVAPVDADTVVARWRADRAARSRRPAAAPAAPAGDAPAAAPRSGRSWWRRLVRRR
- a CDS encoding MGH1-like glycoside hydrolase domain-containing protein, with the translated sequence MESASQHNSRPDAGPARTGLPRRRVLGAGAAGLAAAGLAGVAGPATAAPQRAPEGTAVPGPAAADDRPAIEFAAAVDRSLGAAYRAALHNLLDINTVPYDPAVYDRTGLLSDPPGTFLRAGGGYDQPWTRDAATNSANAGSLLCPAVARNTLWAVCDRDTDGGLIVQQDNQWWDQIGWAVAAWHHHLVTGDDRFLADAYQAARNTLRANRSAHHNADYGLFEGPAFMQDGIAGYPAPPYADGNGSSFVLDYPGAETMMCLSTNCVYHAAFLALAQMAEALGDRGAAGGFRGAAARLRAAINRHLWHAGTVSYGYFVHGSGAKAGVLEPYQEAAGLAFAVLAGVASGAQVRRLFATAHREPRGVVNVWPHFARFDDTHPGRHNVIVWPMVVGMYGHAAAVGGRGDLFARAVTDIAALAGGDGHFWELYNARSGAPDGGWQVGHQWDSEPDQTWSATGYLRLIHRGLFGLRFTRRGLRLAPTLPAGWGPVRLRGLRYRNATIDLTLTGAGSRVVAATVDGRARPPVLPADTVGHHTIAVELA
- a CDS encoding glycoside hydrolase family 3 N-terminal domain-containing protein; its protein translation is MIAVAVPVGLFLGRDGSGHASFLPAAGGPAPSGTPSPSATRATLTPRQLAGERVIWSYSGLTPPDSLLTAIGKGEVAGVIFFSDNVSSIAQVRRVADRLQAAARKSPLAKPLLLLTDQEGGEIRRLPGEPNQSAKQIGQASDPTAAAKAAGTGAAATLSKAGLNVNLAPVLDVYRSPGDLMDQYGRSYSSDPDRVAKLGSTFVTAQAAGGVLATAKHFPGLGSAGADQNTDEVPVTLNTTAAQLRSIDEKPYQRAIAAGVPLVMASWATYPALDPQHPAGMSHTVIANELRGRLGFHGVTVTDALEAGALKSYGDTGHRALAAAAAGMDLLLCSGRDPAQGADAVTALAAGYQDGSLDRSDFTAAGDRVTALRDGLG